A window of Christiangramia forsetii KT0803 contains these coding sequences:
- a CDS encoding LexA family transcriptional regulator, with amino-acid sequence MAEKPSKIRGYKFRKAVESLGLENPIAEISTNIKYDKGNLSKIINNKLQPSKSVVEKFENFYNLKIEDFKYDNFSEEALPVDFNSYMKIPIINHRARAGFLSGWGDPEYIQELPTTLWEVDKEYKGKYVCFEVTGDSMDNNTRESIVENDTLLCREIQRVHWKNKLHLHRWKNFVIVHREEGILIKRVLEHDTETGKLILQSLNPMYEDQTVYMDDLIAIFNVIDIKRSL; translated from the coding sequence ATGGCCGAGAAGCCTAGTAAAATCAGGGGGTATAAATTCAGAAAAGCTGTCGAATCTTTAGGATTGGAAAACCCAATTGCAGAAATTTCAACTAATATTAAATATGATAAAGGTAATTTATCTAAAATAATCAACAACAAATTACAACCTTCTAAAAGTGTTGTAGAAAAATTTGAGAATTTCTACAACTTGAAGATTGAGGATTTTAAATATGATAATTTTTCAGAAGAAGCTTTGCCTGTAGATTTTAATAGTTATATGAAAATACCTATTATAAACCATAGGGCAAGGGCTGGTTTTCTGTCAGGTTGGGGTGATCCAGAGTATATTCAAGAGCTACCTACTACACTATGGGAAGTTGACAAAGAGTACAAAGGTAAATATGTTTGCTTTGAAGTTACCGGTGACAGTATGGATAACAATACCAGGGAAAGTATTGTCGAGAATGATACTTTATTATGCAGGGAGATTCAAAGAGTACACTGGAAAAATAAGCTCCATCTGCATAGATGGAAAAATTTTGTAATTGTCCATAGAGAAGAAGGCATATTAATAAAGAGAGTTCTTGAACATGATACCGAAACAGGTAAATTGATTCTTCAATCGCTTAATCCTATGTATGAAGATCAAACAGTTTATATGGATGATCTCATAGCTATTTTCAATGTGATTGATATTAAAAGAAGTTTGTAA
- a CDS encoding helix-turn-helix domain-containing protein has product MKTKATDWIHEWKGLSEYLGGISVRTLQRYEKEGIIQKYRLGKKVFFKKSEVDSAPVAI; this is encoded by the coding sequence ATGAAAACTAAAGCAACGGACTGGATACATGAATGGAAGGGACTAAGTGAATACTTAGGGGGTATTTCTGTAAGGACTTTACAGCGGTATGAAAAGGAAGGTATTATTCAAAAATACCGTCTTGGAAAAAAAGTATTCTTTAAAAAATCTGAAGTGGATTCTGCCCCGGTTGCAATTTAA
- a CDS encoding MBL fold metallo-hydrolase, which produces MDLKIIGSGSRGNAYLLENDSEALLIECGVNFNEIKKALNFSFSKVSGAIVSHCHGDHAKSIKETMAAGINVWASEATHEACGTTMHHRACMMMENQVYKIGNFQIKPFGVKHDVPTFGFYIVHPDCGRVVFITDTKYCEYVFPPLHNIIVEANYSKEIIDQRVANGANPKFLRNRVIHSHLSLENCLEFLKANDLSQVNNIVLIHLSDGNSHEVNFKKAVENITGKNVSVASNGMKINFNRNPF; this is translated from the coding sequence ATGGATTTAAAAATTATAGGATCGGGGAGCCGAGGGAACGCATATTTATTGGAAAACGATTCCGAGGCTCTTCTTATCGAATGCGGTGTAAACTTCAATGAGATCAAGAAAGCACTAAACTTCTCTTTTTCTAAAGTTTCCGGAGCTATTGTTTCCCATTGTCACGGAGATCATGCCAAATCAATAAAAGAGACTATGGCAGCCGGAATCAATGTTTGGGCTTCTGAAGCAACGCATGAAGCTTGTGGAACAACTATGCATCACCGGGCTTGTATGATGATGGAAAACCAAGTTTATAAAATTGGAAACTTCCAGATCAAACCTTTCGGAGTTAAGCACGATGTACCAACATTTGGATTTTATATAGTGCATCCAGATTGCGGTCGGGTAGTTTTTATCACTGATACTAAATACTGTGAATATGTATTTCCGCCGCTTCATAACATTATAGTAGAAGCGAATTATTCCAAGGAAATTATAGATCAAAGAGTAGCAAATGGAGCTAATCCAAAGTTTCTAAGAAACCGGGTGATCCATTCACATTTAAGTCTGGAGAACTGCCTGGAATTTCTAAAAGCAAATGATTTAAGCCAGGTGAATAACATTGTACTTATTCACTTATCAGACGGGAACAGCCATGAAGTAAATTTTAAAAAAGCTGTAGAAAATATTACTGGTAAAAACGTAAGTGTAGCTAGTAACGGAATGAAAATAAATTTTAATCGTAATCCTTTTTAA
- a CDS encoding AAA family ATPase, which yields MKTIQIKSLILRNFKGIKNLKIEDFQKETSIWGANATGKTTIVDAFSWLLFGKDSTDRTNFEIKTLDKNNQVIPKIDHEVEAVITVDGEEIGLKRTYREKWTKKKGALVSEFNGHETLYSWNEVPMTQRDYTAKISSLVDESVFKLITSPAAFNLLKWQDQRQVLLDIAWGITDEQVAKGNPEFEDLFSKLTNKSLEEYEKQIKASILKSKKEINVIPTRIDEVERNKPEAIDFDDVERDIQANKKELEGVEKQISDKLESEKEVQKKKSAIQKQIHVLESQIEDEKHRLNLKAKSEYQKQTSASNDIQSQINAKNEDLTKAQKTLAKIKADKKEKEQEIESLSKQNKELLEKWHKRAKESFQMDESDCKCPTCKREFEAEDIEQKKSELESNFNENKRKDLAAITAKGQGNGKLIDEAKIGINTLDERIEIGTGKIEEITEELTELDKALETAKDNSTNIKNEKQLAQDLIKDSQVISGKVSELNILDKELSEIKPVDVSELKTEKDKYATEISNLKSKLSIKDQIAAADKRKEELSEEEGKLAQQIADYEKDQYIIEQFNKAKMDTLENIINEKFQMVNFKLFEAQVNGAEAPTCKALINGVPFSDANTASKINAGIDIINTLSDHYGVSAPVFIDNRESVSNLIESQSQIINLIVSPDDKKLRVESNVEQL from the coding sequence ATGAAAACAATTCAAATTAAATCTTTGATCCTTAGAAATTTTAAAGGAATAAAAAACCTTAAGATTGAGGACTTCCAAAAAGAGACTTCTATTTGGGGTGCTAATGCCACTGGAAAGACAACCATTGTAGACGCCTTTAGCTGGTTACTTTTTGGAAAAGATAGTACTGATAGAACCAATTTCGAGATAAAAACACTGGATAAGAATAACCAGGTAATCCCTAAGATAGATCATGAGGTAGAGGCTGTTATTACTGTAGACGGTGAAGAAATTGGACTTAAAAGAACCTACAGGGAAAAGTGGACCAAAAAGAAAGGTGCACTTGTATCTGAATTTAATGGTCATGAAACTTTATACAGTTGGAATGAGGTACCAATGACCCAACGAGACTACACGGCTAAAATTAGTAGTCTGGTAGATGAAAGTGTTTTTAAACTTATCACTTCACCTGCAGCTTTCAACTTATTAAAGTGGCAGGATCAAAGACAGGTGCTTTTAGATATTGCCTGGGGGATTACAGATGAACAGGTAGCTAAAGGAAACCCGGAATTTGAAGATCTTTTCTCCAAGCTTACGAATAAATCTTTGGAAGAATATGAGAAGCAAATAAAAGCTTCCATTCTGAAATCTAAGAAAGAGATCAATGTTATTCCTACCCGTATAGACGAGGTGGAGCGTAATAAGCCAGAAGCAATTGATTTTGACGATGTGGAACGAGATATACAGGCTAATAAAAAAGAACTGGAAGGGGTTGAAAAGCAGATTTCCGATAAACTGGAATCTGAAAAAGAGGTTCAGAAGAAGAAATCTGCAATTCAGAAACAGATTCATGTATTAGAATCCCAGATTGAAGATGAAAAGCATAGGCTAAACCTGAAAGCTAAATCTGAATATCAAAAACAGACATCTGCTTCTAATGATATACAGTCTCAGATCAATGCTAAGAACGAAGATCTTACCAAAGCTCAAAAAACGTTAGCTAAGATCAAGGCTGATAAAAAAGAGAAGGAACAGGAAATTGAAAGTCTTTCTAAGCAGAATAAAGAACTACTGGAAAAATGGCATAAGCGCGCTAAAGAATCTTTTCAGATGGATGAGAGTGATTGCAAGTGTCCTACCTGTAAGCGTGAATTTGAAGCAGAGGATATTGAGCAGAAGAAATCTGAATTGGAATCGAATTTCAATGAAAATAAAAGGAAAGACCTCGCTGCGATTACAGCAAAAGGTCAAGGCAATGGTAAGCTTATAGATGAGGCTAAGATCGGGATCAATACTTTGGATGAGCGCATTGAAATTGGAACCGGTAAAATTGAAGAAATTACCGAAGAGCTTACCGAACTGGATAAGGCTTTGGAAACGGCTAAGGATAATTCCACCAATATTAAAAACGAAAAACAGCTTGCACAAGATCTTATTAAAGATAGCCAGGTAATTTCTGGAAAGGTTTCCGAGCTCAATATACTGGATAAGGAATTGTCTGAGATTAAACCAGTAGATGTATCGGAACTTAAAACCGAAAAGGATAAGTACGCTACTGAGATAAGTAACCTGAAATCTAAGCTTTCTATTAAAGATCAAATCGCTGCAGCTGACAAGCGTAAAGAAGAGCTTTCAGAAGAGGAAGGTAAGCTTGCTCAACAAATTGCAGATTATGAAAAGGATCAGTATATAATTGAGCAATTCAATAAGGCTAAGATGGACACACTAGAAAATATCATTAATGAAAAGTTCCAGATGGTAAACTTTAAGCTTTTCGAAGCACAAGTTAATGGTGCAGAGGCTCCAACTTGTAAGGCACTTATTAATGGTGTGCCATTTTCAGATGCAAATACTGCATCGAAAATCAATGCCGGAATTGATATCATCAATACCCTTAGTGATCATTATGGAGTTTCAGCCCCTGTATTTATTGATAACAGAGAAAGTGTTTCCAATCTTATAGAAAGCCAATCGCAAATTATTAATCTGATTGTTTCTCCAGATGATAAGAAGCTAAGAGTAGAATCAAATGTTGAACAATTATAA
- a CDS encoding NUMOD4 motif-containing HNH endonuclease has product MNTSANLDKSLAYKNLSLETLKDEFWLPIPKYEQFYKVSNLGRVQSLDRQRWTGSGYHLKEGIILKQSLTTTGYLRVNLCEKGNRKVWKVHQLVAITFLSHTPCGLIRVVDHIDGNPLNNKLSNLRIVTNRENTNNSRKNTLSKFIGVSWNHNAGKWRASIVVSRKLIHLGYYSDEKKAAEAYRNAFNLVNNNMDLRNQFKLQLIS; this is encoded by the coding sequence ATGAATACTTCTGCAAATCTAGACAAATCTCTTGCTTACAAAAATTTATCTTTAGAAACTTTAAAAGATGAATTTTGGCTGCCTATTCCAAAATATGAGCAATTCTATAAAGTCTCTAATTTAGGTAGAGTTCAAAGTTTAGATAGACAAAGATGGACAGGAAGTGGATACCACTTAAAGGAAGGTATCATATTAAAACAAAGCCTTACAACTACTGGATACTTAAGAGTAAACTTATGTGAAAAAGGAAATAGAAAAGTATGGAAGGTTCATCAACTAGTCGCAATAACTTTCTTAAGTCATACTCCTTGTGGGTTGATAAGAGTTGTAGATCATATAGATGGAAATCCTTTAAATAATAAGCTTAGCAATCTCAGAATAGTTACAAACAGAGAGAACACTAATAACTCTAGGAAAAATACGTTGTCTAAATTTATAGGAGTTAGTTGGAATCATAATGCAGGAAAATGGAGAGCTAGTATAGTTGTTTCTAGAAAATTAATACATCTTGGTTACTATTCTGATGAAAAAAAAGCCGCAGAAGCTTATAGAAATGCTTTTAATTTAGTGAATAACAATATGGATTTAAGAAATCAATTTAAACTTCAATTAATCTCGTAG
- a CDS encoding LuxR C-terminal-related transcriptional regulator — translation MKYSTNHNPQLIAGLNPLIPEDIEFIPKGEGMKVLCLQGGRSYPFKKIAAPIFTDILNEYTNDRGAQRFIKLLRNENRLPYSKVEQVEIYAFFMWGGIDGKPDVIAGVLQPSENFITGEDCPSLHFDKKCIVINDNELNNRDIKIILMAAKDLPNKAIAAELNISDRTLEYHNTRLFRKTGTQSRTGLVSTSYKNHLIA, via the coding sequence ATGAAGTATTCAACTAACCACAACCCACAATTAATCGCAGGACTTAATCCATTGATCCCAGAGGATATTGAATTTATCCCTAAAGGCGAAGGAATGAAAGTATTATGTCTGCAAGGAGGCAGAAGCTACCCTTTTAAAAAGATAGCGGCTCCAATATTTACAGATATTCTTAATGAGTACACCAATGATAGAGGTGCTCAGCGCTTCATCAAATTATTAAGAAACGAAAATAGACTGCCTTATTCTAAAGTGGAACAGGTAGAGATATACGCTTTCTTTATGTGGGGAGGTATAGACGGGAAGCCTGATGTTATTGCAGGAGTTCTTCAACCTTCAGAAAATTTTATAACCGGCGAAGATTGCCCATCGCTTCACTTTGATAAAAAGTGCATTGTAATAAATGACAATGAGTTAAACAATCGGGATATAAAAATAATCCTAATGGCTGCTAAGGATCTTCCTAATAAAGCCATTGCTGCAGAGCTTAATATTTCTGATAGAACATTAGAGTATCACAATACCAGGCTATTCAGAAAAACCGGAACTCAAAGTAGAACCGGTCTGGTATCTACATCATATAAGAATCATTTAATCGCGTAA
- a CDS encoding phytoene desaturase family protein, with product MPQKINIIGSGFSSLAASCYLAKAGYEVEVFEKNASIGGRARQLKKDGFTFDIGPTWYWMPDVFERFFSDFNKSASEYYKLNKLDPAYQVYFGENDSVIIPGSLEEIYQNFENVEKGSSDKLKKFIKKAKDNYDIAIKDLVYRPGITPVELVTPATATRMSRFFTNISSEVRKEFSNEKLRKILEFPVLFLGAKPSDTPAFYSFMNYADFGLGTWHPEGGMYKVIEGIQKLAESLGVKFQVNSPVDTIITENGTAKGITVNGIDHLSNIVLSGADYHHSESLLSKKERQYSEKYWKKKTFAPSSLLFYIGFDKKIKNVSHHTLFFDSSFEDHAKDIYDDPKWPENPLFYASFPSITDGSCAPEGKEAGIFLIPLAPDLEDTEDLREHYFNLIIDRFEKITDQKLKSNIIFKESFCVKDFKEDYNSYKGNAYGMANTLFQTAFLRPKLKSKKVDQLYFTGQLTVPGPGVPPSLISGKLAAGLIEKYKKN from the coding sequence ATGCCTCAAAAAATTAATATCATAGGATCTGGGTTTTCATCACTTGCAGCTTCTTGCTATTTAGCAAAAGCGGGTTATGAGGTAGAAGTCTTTGAAAAAAACGCCAGTATTGGAGGAAGAGCCAGGCAATTAAAAAAAGATGGATTCACTTTTGACATTGGTCCTACCTGGTATTGGATGCCCGATGTTTTTGAACGTTTCTTTTCAGATTTTAACAAATCAGCTTCTGAATATTATAAATTAAACAAACTAGATCCTGCGTACCAGGTATATTTTGGAGAAAATGATTCGGTCATTATTCCAGGATCGCTTGAGGAAATCTATCAAAATTTCGAGAATGTTGAAAAGGGAAGTTCGGACAAACTCAAAAAGTTTATAAAGAAAGCAAAAGACAACTATGATATTGCTATAAAAGATCTGGTATATCGCCCTGGGATAACCCCTGTAGAATTGGTTACCCCGGCAACGGCTACAAGAATGTCAAGATTTTTCACCAATATTAGCAGTGAAGTTCGCAAAGAATTTAGCAATGAAAAACTTCGCAAAATTCTTGAATTTCCGGTACTCTTCCTGGGAGCTAAACCAAGTGACACTCCGGCTTTTTATAGTTTTATGAATTATGCCGATTTTGGTCTTGGCACCTGGCATCCGGAAGGCGGCATGTATAAGGTTATTGAAGGAATTCAGAAACTCGCTGAATCACTAGGGGTGAAATTTCAGGTAAATTCACCCGTTGATACAATTATCACTGAAAATGGTACCGCCAAAGGTATTACCGTAAATGGAATAGATCATCTTTCTAATATCGTCCTTTCAGGAGCAGATTATCATCATTCTGAATCATTACTATCAAAAAAGGAAAGACAATATTCTGAAAAATACTGGAAGAAGAAGACATTCGCTCCTTCATCTTTACTTTTTTATATAGGATTTGATAAGAAAATAAAGAATGTTTCACATCACACGCTTTTCTTTGATTCTAGTTTTGAAGATCATGCAAAAGATATTTATGATGATCCGAAATGGCCGGAAAACCCGTTGTTTTATGCCAGTTTCCCTTCAATAACCGATGGCTCCTGTGCTCCTGAAGGAAAAGAAGCCGGAATATTTTTAATTCCTCTTGCACCAGACCTCGAAGACACAGAAGATTTGAGAGAACACTATTTTAATCTAATTATTGATCGTTTTGAGAAAATCACAGATCAAAAATTAAAATCAAATATTATATTTAAAGAATCCTTTTGCGTAAAAGATTTTAAAGAAGATTACAATTCTTATAAAGGCAATGCATACGGTATGGCCAATACTCTTTTTCAGACTGCATTTTTAAGACCAAAATTGAAAAGTAAGAAAGTTGACCAGCTTTATTTTACGGGACAGTTAACTGTTCCCGGTCCGGGAGTTCCTCCATCATTAATTTCAGGAAAACTCGCCGCCGGACTGATAGAAAAATATAAAAAAAACTGA
- a CDS encoding nucleoid-associated protein, with translation MINLFNAQIANLAIHKIGNKSRGEGKFLSQEQTSLNDEITPLLKEYYLKPFREKEENYFKFSHEIDLEFNEDQFLSQFKNPGLIPEFQNYKTEKGPKYSVQDLSSFPIDNGAVSESRKKFKGVIELDSNMTIKMDFVNAESADKFLEKGWDEEKQMYYYLCYFNSEKK, from the coding sequence ATGATTAACTTATTTAATGCACAAATTGCAAATCTTGCCATTCATAAAATAGGCAACAAATCCCGTGGAGAAGGTAAATTCCTTTCCCAGGAACAAACATCTTTGAACGATGAAATTACGCCCCTTTTAAAAGAGTACTATTTAAAACCTTTCCGGGAAAAAGAAGAAAACTATTTCAAGTTTTCCCATGAGATAGATCTTGAGTTTAACGAAGATCAGTTTTTAAGCCAGTTCAAAAACCCGGGTTTAATACCTGAATTCCAGAATTACAAAACAGAAAAAGGACCTAAATATAGTGTTCAGGATCTTTCTTCTTTTCCTATTGATAATGGGGCTGTTTCTGAAAGCCGTAAGAAGTTTAAAGGTGTTATTGAACTTGACAGCAATATGACTATCAAAATGGATTTTGTGAACGCTGAGAGCGCGGATAAGTTCCTTGAAAAAGGATGGGACGAAGAAAAGCAGATGTATTATTATCTGTGTTATTTTAATTCAGAAAAGAAGTAG
- a CDS encoding YopX family protein, translating to MGREIKFRGKSLITKKWKYGSLIDANPLGQYIVEFIKETDDSNYFPVKKDTVSQFTGFKDRNAKEIFEGDILSDWTETDEGNIQSKMQVFWCEKIGAWKLDNSFKQDKSIGDLLSDELANFTYEITANIYE from the coding sequence ATGGGTAGAGAAATAAAATTTCGTGGAAAAAGCTTAATAACTAAAAAGTGGAAATATGGCAGTCTAATCGATGCCAATCCACTAGGACAATATATCGTTGAATTTATCAAAGAGACCGACGATTCAAATTATTTCCCTGTTAAAAAAGATACAGTTAGTCAGTTTACAGGCTTTAAAGATAGAAATGCGAAAGAGATTTTTGAAGGCGATATTCTAAGCGACTGGACTGAAACAGACGAGGGAAATATTCAATCTAAAATGCAAGTCTTTTGGTGTGAAAAAATAGGAGCATGGAAATTAGATAACTCTTTCAAACAAGATAAGTCCATTGGAGATTTATTGAGTGATGAGTTAGCGAATTTTACCTATGAAATCACTGCTAATATTTACGAATAA
- a CDS encoding phage integrase SAM-like domain-containing protein, which translates to MATSSFYVRKNKNIATIIFRFSYKRGVSPFRKSTGEQIPADAWDTNKQKVKDKVSTFAYSGKINERLEKIQKHFEEKVKGEDISIPFLEKLWLSIDDRKGISFLEFCNNYYEWAKVNNNPRTKKPYSEGTLKKYNGAINKLKEFTQNKFQVNFKNLDQHFHTEFIKYFEGKGLADNTIGTDLKNIKVFAKAASKEHPVNNFILSDEFYLPNNETISVYCDESEIQRIYDFIPEKDYQLNARNWFIIGCWTGLRISDWHRVKEIKEDYITIKPEKTKNTSGKTVVIPVHWQIKEIIKEYGMPRKIKSQNFNVYIKEVFEEAGFKNFTYGSKMESIGKDSKDHDIMRKKVGNFPKWQLISSHTCRRSFATNNYLMGIDSLTIMNVTGHTSEKNFLKYIRVTPKQHAERLMEKWNKHYEIN; encoded by the coding sequence ATGGCTACAAGTTCATTCTACGTAAGAAAAAATAAAAATATTGCAACGATCATTTTCAGGTTCTCTTATAAAAGAGGGGTTTCTCCTTTTCGGAAATCTACCGGGGAACAAATTCCGGCAGATGCCTGGGACACAAATAAACAAAAAGTAAAAGATAAAGTTTCCACTTTTGCTTATTCCGGAAAGATAAATGAGCGTCTGGAAAAAATACAAAAACACTTTGAAGAAAAAGTGAAAGGAGAAGATATAAGTATTCCTTTCTTAGAAAAGCTATGGTTGTCTATAGATGACAGGAAAGGAATTTCTTTTTTAGAATTCTGCAATAATTATTATGAGTGGGCCAAAGTCAATAACAATCCCAGAACTAAAAAACCTTATTCTGAAGGGACCTTAAAAAAATACAATGGAGCTATCAATAAGCTGAAGGAATTCACTCAAAATAAGTTCCAGGTAAACTTTAAAAATCTGGATCAGCATTTTCATACGGAATTTATAAAATATTTTGAAGGAAAAGGATTGGCAGATAATACCATTGGAACGGATCTTAAAAACATAAAAGTATTTGCTAAAGCTGCCAGTAAAGAGCACCCGGTAAATAACTTTATTTTATCAGATGAATTCTACCTACCGAATAATGAAACGATCTCGGTTTACTGCGATGAAAGTGAAATTCAAAGAATCTATGATTTCATACCAGAAAAAGATTATCAGCTTAATGCAAGAAATTGGTTTATTATAGGATGCTGGACCGGTCTAAGAATATCTGACTGGCACCGGGTAAAAGAAATTAAAGAAGATTACATAACTATAAAACCAGAAAAGACAAAAAATACTTCTGGAAAAACGGTTGTAATTCCTGTTCACTGGCAGATTAAAGAAATTATTAAGGAATACGGAATGCCCAGGAAAATCAAAAGCCAGAATTTCAATGTTTACATAAAAGAAGTTTTTGAGGAAGCCGGGTTTAAAAATTTCACCTATGGATCTAAAATGGAAAGCATAGGTAAAGATTCAAAGGATCATGATATCATGAGAAAAAAAGTAGGGAACTTTCCCAAATGGCAACTCATAAGCTCACATACCTGCAGAAGATCTTTTGCAACCAATAATTATTTGATGGGGATTGATTCTTTGACGATAATGAATGTAACTGGGCATACTTCCGAGAAAAATTTTCTAAAGTACATTAGGGTCACACCGAAGCAACATGCGGAAAGACTTATGGAAAAATGGAATAAACACTACGAGATTAATTGA
- a CDS encoding recombinase RecT, giving the protein MSSETSKQLVKQKKQDISTRVLAKVNEFEQTGELRIPKNYSVENSLKSAYLILSETKDKNKKPVLESCSVTSLSEALLKMVVWGLNPMKKQCYFVPYGGKIECIPDYTGKIAMAKRYAGLKDIKAHAVFKDDTFEFEVDPSTGRKKVTKHTQTLESMGSNEFKGAYAIMEMNDGTFDVEIMSKPQIVAAWQQGHANGTSPAHKKFPDRMARKSVINRACDALIRSSDDSVLYEDEDERKIIDVPSEDLKHEVKTKANKRNFDTSDIEDADYEEDEFPTNEAENEDDENERLYEEAMAEEEGQSSMANSPGFGA; this is encoded by the coding sequence ATGAGTTCAGAAACTTCAAAGCAATTAGTGAAACAAAAAAAGCAGGATATATCTACCAGGGTACTTGCTAAAGTCAACGAGTTTGAACAAACAGGAGAGCTTAGAATACCTAAGAACTATTCAGTAGAAAACTCTCTTAAATCGGCTTATTTGATCTTATCTGAAACCAAGGATAAAAATAAAAAACCAGTATTAGAAAGCTGTTCAGTTACCAGTCTATCCGAAGCTCTTTTGAAGATGGTAGTTTGGGGATTAAACCCAATGAAAAAGCAATGCTATTTCGTGCCTTACGGTGGTAAAATAGAATGTATTCCAGATTATACAGGGAAAATTGCCATGGCTAAAAGATATGCCGGATTAAAAGACATCAAAGCCCATGCAGTATTTAAAGATGATACTTTCGAATTTGAAGTAGATCCGTCTACCGGTAGAAAGAAAGTCACCAAGCATACCCAAACTTTAGAAAGTATGGGAAGTAATGAGTTTAAAGGTGCGTATGCTATTATGGAAATGAATGATGGGACTTTTGATGTTGAAATCATGAGTAAACCCCAGATTGTTGCAGCATGGCAACAAGGTCATGCTAACGGAACCAGTCCGGCTCATAAAAAGTTCCCTGATCGTATGGCTAGAAAATCAGTCATTAACAGGGCCTGTGATGCTTTGATTAGAAGTAGTGACGATAGCGTGCTTTACGAAGATGAAGATGAAAGAAAGATTATCGATGTTCCTTCTGAGGACCTGAAACACGAGGTTAAAACCAAAGCTAATAAGCGAAATTTTGATACTTCAGATATTGAAGATGCCGATTATGAAGAAGATGAGTTTCCAACAAATGAAGCTGAAAATGAAGATGATGAAAATGAACGTCTTTATGAGGAGGCAATGGCTGAGGAAGAAGGTCAATCATCAATGGCTAATTCACCGGGATTTGGAGCTTAA
- a CDS encoding MerR family transcriptional regulator: MEHIKQNFSIKDLEHLSGIKAHTIRIWEKRYDILNPERTDTNIRSYSNENLQKLLNIAFLNSHGYKISRISKMEDKQINDLVNRISASSSEENRAKNSFKLAMMSFDDRLFQRTFNSLREKKTFREVFYDVFIPLLEEIGLLWQTDTIKPIHEHYIVELIKQKIYLNIADEKSEVPNVDDEKLYVLFLPDNEIHDVGILYLNYELLNSGKNAIYLGPSLPLNNMEYLMEIHKNIIFVSYLTISPVNTNIKEFIRDFEEKICHEKNHELYLFGQRIKELKETELSSNIKIYHSISEFVNTL, encoded by the coding sequence ATGGAACACATAAAGCAAAATTTCAGTATTAAAGATCTTGAGCATCTTAGTGGAATTAAAGCCCACACTATTAGAATATGGGAAAAGAGATATGATATTCTTAATCCTGAACGCACAGATACTAATATTAGGAGTTATAGCAATGAAAATCTGCAAAAGTTACTGAACATAGCTTTTCTAAATAGTCACGGCTACAAGATCTCCAGAATTTCTAAAATGGAAGATAAGCAGATCAACGATCTGGTTAATAGAATCTCAGCATCATCGAGCGAAGAGAATAGAGCAAAAAACTCCTTTAAACTTGCCATGATGAGTTTTGACGACAGGCTATTTCAACGAACCTTTAATAGCCTTAGAGAAAAGAAAACCTTTAGAGAAGTCTTTTATGATGTTTTCATTCCTCTTCTGGAAGAAATTGGATTATTATGGCAAACAGACACTATTAAACCCATCCACGAACACTATATTGTAGAATTAATAAAGCAAAAGATTTATTTAAATATTGCTGATGAAAAATCTGAAGTTCCTAATGTAGATGATGAAAAACTATATGTTCTTTTTCTGCCCGACAATGAAATTCACGACGTAGGAATACTTTACTTAAATTATGAGCTACTTAATTCCGGTAAAAATGCGATTTACCTGGGTCCTAGCCTTCCATTGAATAATATGGAGTACTTAATGGAAATCCACAAGAACATCATTTTCGTAAGTTACTTAACCATATCACCGGTGAACACGAACATAAAAGAATTTATAAGGGATTTCGAAGAAAAAATATGTCACGAAAAAAATCATGAACTCTACTTATTTGGCCAGAGAATTAAGGAACTTAAAGAAACAGAGCTTTCTAGTAATATAAAAATATACCATTCTATTTCCGAATTTGTTAATACCCTATAA